From Pleuronectes platessa chromosome 17, fPlePla1.1, whole genome shotgun sequence, one genomic window encodes:
- the map7b gene encoding ensconsin isoform X4 → MADLDGSDASSPDSQASYSQYRSEDGTLSSTFRRSSSGSGQTYTPTPVPTPTPSHTTTGNSTSNNAAAKMDSLLFNRIDERQKLARERREEREKQNAVKKAEWQAREERARQQYEKHLEERKRRLEEQRVKEMNRRVTVAEHRRQKLEEDMARNEAVMRRTLERSQRTRPKPTRWSWGGALSTNTPSTPADGDRRSVSTMNLSKHADPVITKRLSYSSATLLHSPDRGLQMRTASSPVINKAQSKLRLHQGKTTTHRDTGLRRLPLTPWESNVVNRLQQPTHSYLARSRSAMSLSGDQTVSCHPMGSMSFKALQAQPLPHCRSQERSLSRETASSSSTTPRRRTTGTTPQRKHCDNVRKSWSNLSLPLVPIVMVPPSKRSSSTGKKISKTTAPSPGRPPQIPAGRPPTPKLLKSPGAEDPGNLRPFIISHTRPHSPTPKRAQPQEEEQEQVLSPPQPRPQPLGQNRTSNEQTPTAPTVPSESISSPPGQRLSAGTTDPEEASRILAENRRLAREQRERDEEMRKLQEEQARLAKEEMARRKAEERVKREEESQRQAEERRMKEEEERKADEERLEKEREEAEKLQIQKEEEESRQREAAERVRQEREKHFQKEDAERLERKKAPRGDYEENETFRWTREESYSEQEWRQCSLSCSVSSDDITDTRQQRSTN, encoded by the exons cTTCTTACTCCCAGTATAGATCAGAGGATGGCACATTGTCATCAACCTTCCGCCGGAGCTCCTCAGGCTCCGGGCAGACCTACACTCCCACTCCTGTCCCCACTCCAACCCCAAGTCACACAACCACTGGCAACAGCACCAGTAACAATGCCGCTGCTAAAATGG ACTCGTTACTCTTCAACAGGATTGACGAGAGACAGAAGTTGGCCCGTGAGCGCCGGGAGGAGCGTGAGAAACAGAATG CTGTCAAGAAGGCGGAGTGGCAGGCACGTGAGGAGCGAGCCCGGCAGCAATATGAGAAGcacctggaggagaggaagcgAAGGCTCGAGGAGCAGCGGGTAAAGGAGATGAATAGACGGGTGACCGTAGCTGAGCATCGACGGCAGAAACTGGAAGAGGACATG GCTCGTAATGAGGCAGTGATGCGTCGGACGCTGGAGAGGAGCCAGAGAACCAGGCCGAAGCCCACCCGCTGGTCGTGGGGAGGGGCCCTGAGCACAAACACTCCCAGCACACCGGCCG ATGGGGACAGGCGGTCAGTGTCCACAATGAATTTATCCAAACACGCAGACCCTGTGATCACCAAGCGCCTCTCTTACTCCTCCGCCACACTCCTGCACTCACCAGACCGAG GTTTACAGATGAGAACAGCCTCCTCCCCTGTCATTAACAAAGCTCAGTCCAAACTCCGTCTACATCAAGGAAAGACCACCACCCACAGGGACACAG GCCTCCGCCGTCTTCCATTGACGCCGTGGGAAAGCAATGTGGTCAACCGCCTGCAGCAGCCGACACACTCCTACCTGGCCCGCAGTCGCAGTGCCATGAGTCTGTCTGGAGATCAAacgg TGTCTTGCCATCCCATGGGCTCCATGTCCTTCAAGGCCCTGCAGGCGCAGCCGCTGCCTCACTGCCGCAGCCAGGAGAGGAGCCTCAGCAGGGAGAcggcctcgtcctcctccaccaccccacGCCGGAGGACGACCGGAACCACACCG CAGCGAAAGCACTGTGACAACGTCAGGAAGTCCTGGAGCAACCTGTCACTCCCACTGGTCCCCATTGTGATGGTCCCCCCCAGCAAACGCTCCTCTTCTACGGGCAAAAAGATCAGTAAAACGACAGCACCTTCTCCTGGCAG GCCTCCACAGATCCCAGCAGGGCGTCCTCCGACCCCCAAGCTGCTTAAGTCCCCGGGGGCAGAAGATCCCGGTAACCTTCGGCCTTTCATCATTTCACACACCAGACCCCACTCCCCGACACCAAAGAGAGCCCAACCccaagaagaggagcaggaacaGGTCCTCAGCCCTCCTCAGCCGCGACCTCAGCCGCTGGGTCAGAACAGGACCTCGAATGAGCAGACGCCAACGGCACCAACAGTTCCCAGCG AGAGCATAAGCAGTCCTCCAGGACAAAGACTTTCAGCAGGCACCACAGATCCAGAGGAGGCGAGTCGTATCCTGGCTGAGAACCGACGGCTGGCCCgcgagcagagggagagagacgaagAGATGCGCAAGCTACAGGAGGAGCAAGCCAG GTTAGCAAAGGAGGAGATGGCTCGCCGAAAAGCGGAGGAGCGagtaaagagagaggaggagtctCAGCGGCAGGCGGAAGAGAGGagaatgaaggaggaggaagagaggaaggcaGATGAAGAGAGgcttgagaaagagagagaagaggcagagaaacTCCAGATACAG aaagaggaagaggagtctcGACAGAGAGAGGCGGCAGAGCGAgtgaggcaggagagagagaaacactttCAGAAAGAGGATGCCGAACgcctggagagaaaaaa AGCGCCTAGAGGAGATTATGAAGAGAACGAGACGTTCAGATGGACCAGAGAAG AAAGTTATTCCGAGCAGGAATGGAGACAATGCAG CCTCTCCTGCTCCGTCAGCAGTGATGACATCACCGACACACGACAGCAACGGTCAACAAACTGA
- the map7b gene encoding ensconsin isoform X2: MADLDGSDASSPDSQASYSQYRSEDGTLSSTFRRSSSGSGQTYTPTPVPTPTPSHTTTGNSTSNNAAAKMDSLLFNRIDERQKLARERREEREKQNAVKKAEWQAREERARQQYEKHLEERKRRLEEQRVKEMNRRVTVAEHRRQKLEEDMARNEAVMRRTLERSQRTRPKPTRWSWGGALSTNTPSTPADGDRRSVSTMNLSKHADPVITKRLSYSSATLLHSPDRGLQMRTASSPVINKAQSKLRLHQGKTTTHRDTGLRRLPLTPWESNVVNRLQQPTHSYLARSRSAMSLSGDQTVSCHPMGSMSFKALQAQPLPHCRSQERSLSRETASSSSTTPRRRTTGTTPRKHCDNVRKSWSNLSLPLVPIVMVPPSKRSSSTGKKISKTTAPSPGRPPQIPAGRPPTPKLLKSPGAEDPGNLRPFIISHTRPHSPTPKRAQPQEEEQEQVLSPPQPRPQPLGQNRTSNEQTPTAPTVPSESISSPPGQRLSAGTTDPEEASRILAENRRLAREQRERDEEMRKLQEEQARLAKEEMARRKAEERVKREEESQRQAEERRMKEEEERKADEERLEKEREEAEKLQIQKEEEESRQREAAERVRQEREKHFQKEDAERLERKKRLEEIMKRTRRSDGPEKKVIPSRNGDNAASPAPSAVMTSPTHDSNGQQTELNPNPSTAALSHPDQRENGDFEEVIVLPSHSRLSPPEGEEQQQQMEEERVPVIAFRENGLLKPLSGIEEISAQQGPDVA; this comes from the exons cTTCTTACTCCCAGTATAGATCAGAGGATGGCACATTGTCATCAACCTTCCGCCGGAGCTCCTCAGGCTCCGGGCAGACCTACACTCCCACTCCTGTCCCCACTCCAACCCCAAGTCACACAACCACTGGCAACAGCACCAGTAACAATGCCGCTGCTAAAATGG ACTCGTTACTCTTCAACAGGATTGACGAGAGACAGAAGTTGGCCCGTGAGCGCCGGGAGGAGCGTGAGAAACAGAATG CTGTCAAGAAGGCGGAGTGGCAGGCACGTGAGGAGCGAGCCCGGCAGCAATATGAGAAGcacctggaggagaggaagcgAAGGCTCGAGGAGCAGCGGGTAAAGGAGATGAATAGACGGGTGACCGTAGCTGAGCATCGACGGCAGAAACTGGAAGAGGACATG GCTCGTAATGAGGCAGTGATGCGTCGGACGCTGGAGAGGAGCCAGAGAACCAGGCCGAAGCCCACCCGCTGGTCGTGGGGAGGGGCCCTGAGCACAAACACTCCCAGCACACCGGCCG ATGGGGACAGGCGGTCAGTGTCCACAATGAATTTATCCAAACACGCAGACCCTGTGATCACCAAGCGCCTCTCTTACTCCTCCGCCACACTCCTGCACTCACCAGACCGAG GTTTACAGATGAGAACAGCCTCCTCCCCTGTCATTAACAAAGCTCAGTCCAAACTCCGTCTACATCAAGGAAAGACCACCACCCACAGGGACACAG GCCTCCGCCGTCTTCCATTGACGCCGTGGGAAAGCAATGTGGTCAACCGCCTGCAGCAGCCGACACACTCCTACCTGGCCCGCAGTCGCAGTGCCATGAGTCTGTCTGGAGATCAAacgg TGTCTTGCCATCCCATGGGCTCCATGTCCTTCAAGGCCCTGCAGGCGCAGCCGCTGCCTCACTGCCGCAGCCAGGAGAGGAGCCTCAGCAGGGAGAcggcctcgtcctcctccaccaccccacGCCGGAGGACGACCGGAACCACACCG CGAAAGCACTGTGACAACGTCAGGAAGTCCTGGAGCAACCTGTCACTCCCACTGGTCCCCATTGTGATGGTCCCCCCCAGCAAACGCTCCTCTTCTACGGGCAAAAAGATCAGTAAAACGACAGCACCTTCTCCTGGCAG GCCTCCACAGATCCCAGCAGGGCGTCCTCCGACCCCCAAGCTGCTTAAGTCCCCGGGGGCAGAAGATCCCGGTAACCTTCGGCCTTTCATCATTTCACACACCAGACCCCACTCCCCGACACCAAAGAGAGCCCAACCccaagaagaggagcaggaacaGGTCCTCAGCCCTCCTCAGCCGCGACCTCAGCCGCTGGGTCAGAACAGGACCTCGAATGAGCAGACGCCAACGGCACCAACAGTTCCCAGCG AGAGCATAAGCAGTCCTCCAGGACAAAGACTTTCAGCAGGCACCACAGATCCAGAGGAGGCGAGTCGTATCCTGGCTGAGAACCGACGGCTGGCCCgcgagcagagggagagagacgaagAGATGCGCAAGCTACAGGAGGAGCAAGCCAG GTTAGCAAAGGAGGAGATGGCTCGCCGAAAAGCGGAGGAGCGagtaaagagagaggaggagtctCAGCGGCAGGCGGAAGAGAGGagaatgaaggaggaggaagagaggaaggcaGATGAAGAGAGgcttgagaaagagagagaagaggcagagaaacTCCAGATACAG aaagaggaagaggagtctcGACAGAGAGAGGCGGCAGAGCGAgtgaggcaggagagagagaaacactttCAGAAAGAGGATGCCGAACgcctggagagaaaaaag CGCCTAGAGGAGATTATGAAGAGAACGAGACGTTCAGATGGACCAGAGAAG AAAGTTATTCCGAGCAGGAATGGAGACAATGCAG CCTCTCCTGCTCCGTCAGCAGTGATGACATCACCGACACACGACAGCAACGGTCAACAAACTGAGCTCAACCCAAACCCGAGCACCGCAGCACTGAGCCATCCTGACCAGAG GGAGAACGGAGATTTTGAGGAGGTGATCGTACTGCCTTCCCATTCCAGGTTGTCTCCTcctgagggagaggagcagcagcagcagatggaggaggagagagttcCTGTCATAGCCTTCAGGGAGAACGGTCTCCTAAAGCCTCTGAGTGGAATAGAGGAAATATCAGCCCAGCAGGGACCAG ATGTTGCCTGA
- the map7b gene encoding ensconsin isoform X1, which produces MADLDGSDASSPDSQASYSQYRSEDGTLSSTFRRSSSGSGQTYTPTPVPTPTPSHTTTGNSTSNNAAAKMDSLLFNRIDERQKLARERREEREKQNAVKKAEWQAREERARQQYEKHLEERKRRLEEQRVKEMNRRVTVAEHRRQKLEEDMARNEAVMRRTLERSQRTRPKPTRWSWGGALSTNTPSTPADGDRRSVSTMNLSKHADPVITKRLSYSSATLLHSPDRGLQMRTASSPVINKAQSKLRLHQGKTTTHRDTGLRRLPLTPWESNVVNRLQQPTHSYLARSRSAMSLSGDQTVSCHPMGSMSFKALQAQPLPHCRSQERSLSRETASSSSTTPRRRTTGTTPQRKHCDNVRKSWSNLSLPLVPIVMVPPSKRSSSTGKKISKTTAPSPGRPPQIPAGRPPTPKLLKSPGAEDPGNLRPFIISHTRPHSPTPKRAQPQEEEQEQVLSPPQPRPQPLGQNRTSNEQTPTAPTVPSESISSPPGQRLSAGTTDPEEASRILAENRRLAREQRERDEEMRKLQEEQARLAKEEMARRKAEERVKREEESQRQAEERRMKEEEERKADEERLEKEREEAEKLQIQKEEEESRQREAAERVRQEREKHFQKEDAERLERKKRLEEIMKRTRRSDGPEKKVIPSRNGDNAASPAPSAVMTSPTHDSNGQQTELNPNPSTAALSHPDQRENGDFEEVIVLPSHSRLSPPEGEEQQQQMEEERVPVIAFRENGLLKPLSGIEEISAQQGPDVA; this is translated from the exons cTTCTTACTCCCAGTATAGATCAGAGGATGGCACATTGTCATCAACCTTCCGCCGGAGCTCCTCAGGCTCCGGGCAGACCTACACTCCCACTCCTGTCCCCACTCCAACCCCAAGTCACACAACCACTGGCAACAGCACCAGTAACAATGCCGCTGCTAAAATGG ACTCGTTACTCTTCAACAGGATTGACGAGAGACAGAAGTTGGCCCGTGAGCGCCGGGAGGAGCGTGAGAAACAGAATG CTGTCAAGAAGGCGGAGTGGCAGGCACGTGAGGAGCGAGCCCGGCAGCAATATGAGAAGcacctggaggagaggaagcgAAGGCTCGAGGAGCAGCGGGTAAAGGAGATGAATAGACGGGTGACCGTAGCTGAGCATCGACGGCAGAAACTGGAAGAGGACATG GCTCGTAATGAGGCAGTGATGCGTCGGACGCTGGAGAGGAGCCAGAGAACCAGGCCGAAGCCCACCCGCTGGTCGTGGGGAGGGGCCCTGAGCACAAACACTCCCAGCACACCGGCCG ATGGGGACAGGCGGTCAGTGTCCACAATGAATTTATCCAAACACGCAGACCCTGTGATCACCAAGCGCCTCTCTTACTCCTCCGCCACACTCCTGCACTCACCAGACCGAG GTTTACAGATGAGAACAGCCTCCTCCCCTGTCATTAACAAAGCTCAGTCCAAACTCCGTCTACATCAAGGAAAGACCACCACCCACAGGGACACAG GCCTCCGCCGTCTTCCATTGACGCCGTGGGAAAGCAATGTGGTCAACCGCCTGCAGCAGCCGACACACTCCTACCTGGCCCGCAGTCGCAGTGCCATGAGTCTGTCTGGAGATCAAacgg TGTCTTGCCATCCCATGGGCTCCATGTCCTTCAAGGCCCTGCAGGCGCAGCCGCTGCCTCACTGCCGCAGCCAGGAGAGGAGCCTCAGCAGGGAGAcggcctcgtcctcctccaccaccccacGCCGGAGGACGACCGGAACCACACCG CAGCGAAAGCACTGTGACAACGTCAGGAAGTCCTGGAGCAACCTGTCACTCCCACTGGTCCCCATTGTGATGGTCCCCCCCAGCAAACGCTCCTCTTCTACGGGCAAAAAGATCAGTAAAACGACAGCACCTTCTCCTGGCAG GCCTCCACAGATCCCAGCAGGGCGTCCTCCGACCCCCAAGCTGCTTAAGTCCCCGGGGGCAGAAGATCCCGGTAACCTTCGGCCTTTCATCATTTCACACACCAGACCCCACTCCCCGACACCAAAGAGAGCCCAACCccaagaagaggagcaggaacaGGTCCTCAGCCCTCCTCAGCCGCGACCTCAGCCGCTGGGTCAGAACAGGACCTCGAATGAGCAGACGCCAACGGCACCAACAGTTCCCAGCG AGAGCATAAGCAGTCCTCCAGGACAAAGACTTTCAGCAGGCACCACAGATCCAGAGGAGGCGAGTCGTATCCTGGCTGAGAACCGACGGCTGGCCCgcgagcagagggagagagacgaagAGATGCGCAAGCTACAGGAGGAGCAAGCCAG GTTAGCAAAGGAGGAGATGGCTCGCCGAAAAGCGGAGGAGCGagtaaagagagaggaggagtctCAGCGGCAGGCGGAAGAGAGGagaatgaaggaggaggaagagaggaaggcaGATGAAGAGAGgcttgagaaagagagagaagaggcagagaaacTCCAGATACAG aaagaggaagaggagtctcGACAGAGAGAGGCGGCAGAGCGAgtgaggcaggagagagagaaacactttCAGAAAGAGGATGCCGAACgcctggagagaaaaaag CGCCTAGAGGAGATTATGAAGAGAACGAGACGTTCAGATGGACCAGAGAAG AAAGTTATTCCGAGCAGGAATGGAGACAATGCAG CCTCTCCTGCTCCGTCAGCAGTGATGACATCACCGACACACGACAGCAACGGTCAACAAACTGAGCTCAACCCAAACCCGAGCACCGCAGCACTGAGCCATCCTGACCAGAG GGAGAACGGAGATTTTGAGGAGGTGATCGTACTGCCTTCCCATTCCAGGTTGTCTCCTcctgagggagaggagcagcagcagcagatggaggaggagagagttcCTGTCATAGCCTTCAGGGAGAACGGTCTCCTAAAGCCTCTGAGTGGAATAGAGGAAATATCAGCCCAGCAGGGACCAG ATGTTGCCTGA
- the map7b gene encoding ensconsin isoform X3, whose protein sequence is MDSLLFNRIDERQKLARERREEREKQNAVKKAEWQAREERARQQYEKHLEERKRRLEEQRVKEMNRRVTVAEHRRQKLEEDMARNEAVMRRTLERSQRTRPKPTRWSWGGALSTNTPSTPADGDRRSVSTMNLSKHADPVITKRLSYSSATLLHSPDRGLQMRTASSPVINKAQSKLRLHQGKTTTHRDTGLRRLPLTPWESNVVNRLQQPTHSYLARSRSAMSLSGDQTVSCHPMGSMSFKALQAQPLPHCRSQERSLSRETASSSSTTPRRRTTGTTPQRKHCDNVRKSWSNLSLPLVPIVMVPPSKRSSSTGKKISKTTAPSPGRPPQIPAGRPPTPKLLKSPGAEDPGNLRPFIISHTRPHSPTPKRAQPQEEEQEQVLSPPQPRPQPLGQNRTSNEQTPTAPTVPSESISSPPGQRLSAGTTDPEEASRILAENRRLAREQRERDEEMRKLQEEQARLAKEEMARRKAEERVKREEESQRQAEERRMKEEEERKADEERLEKEREEAEKLQIQKEEEESRQREAAERVRQEREKHFQKEDAERLERKKRLEEIMKRTRRSDGPEKKVIPSRNGDNAASPAPSAVMTSPTHDSNGQQTELNPNPSTAALSHPDQRENGDFEEVIVLPSHSRLSPPEGEEQQQQMEEERVPVIAFRENGLLKPLSGIEEISAQQGPDVA, encoded by the exons ATGG ACTCGTTACTCTTCAACAGGATTGACGAGAGACAGAAGTTGGCCCGTGAGCGCCGGGAGGAGCGTGAGAAACAGAATG CTGTCAAGAAGGCGGAGTGGCAGGCACGTGAGGAGCGAGCCCGGCAGCAATATGAGAAGcacctggaggagaggaagcgAAGGCTCGAGGAGCAGCGGGTAAAGGAGATGAATAGACGGGTGACCGTAGCTGAGCATCGACGGCAGAAACTGGAAGAGGACATG GCTCGTAATGAGGCAGTGATGCGTCGGACGCTGGAGAGGAGCCAGAGAACCAGGCCGAAGCCCACCCGCTGGTCGTGGGGAGGGGCCCTGAGCACAAACACTCCCAGCACACCGGCCG ATGGGGACAGGCGGTCAGTGTCCACAATGAATTTATCCAAACACGCAGACCCTGTGATCACCAAGCGCCTCTCTTACTCCTCCGCCACACTCCTGCACTCACCAGACCGAG GTTTACAGATGAGAACAGCCTCCTCCCCTGTCATTAACAAAGCTCAGTCCAAACTCCGTCTACATCAAGGAAAGACCACCACCCACAGGGACACAG GCCTCCGCCGTCTTCCATTGACGCCGTGGGAAAGCAATGTGGTCAACCGCCTGCAGCAGCCGACACACTCCTACCTGGCCCGCAGTCGCAGTGCCATGAGTCTGTCTGGAGATCAAacgg TGTCTTGCCATCCCATGGGCTCCATGTCCTTCAAGGCCCTGCAGGCGCAGCCGCTGCCTCACTGCCGCAGCCAGGAGAGGAGCCTCAGCAGGGAGAcggcctcgtcctcctccaccaccccacGCCGGAGGACGACCGGAACCACACCG CAGCGAAAGCACTGTGACAACGTCAGGAAGTCCTGGAGCAACCTGTCACTCCCACTGGTCCCCATTGTGATGGTCCCCCCCAGCAAACGCTCCTCTTCTACGGGCAAAAAGATCAGTAAAACGACAGCACCTTCTCCTGGCAG GCCTCCACAGATCCCAGCAGGGCGTCCTCCGACCCCCAAGCTGCTTAAGTCCCCGGGGGCAGAAGATCCCGGTAACCTTCGGCCTTTCATCATTTCACACACCAGACCCCACTCCCCGACACCAAAGAGAGCCCAACCccaagaagaggagcaggaacaGGTCCTCAGCCCTCCTCAGCCGCGACCTCAGCCGCTGGGTCAGAACAGGACCTCGAATGAGCAGACGCCAACGGCACCAACAGTTCCCAGCG AGAGCATAAGCAGTCCTCCAGGACAAAGACTTTCAGCAGGCACCACAGATCCAGAGGAGGCGAGTCGTATCCTGGCTGAGAACCGACGGCTGGCCCgcgagcagagggagagagacgaagAGATGCGCAAGCTACAGGAGGAGCAAGCCAG GTTAGCAAAGGAGGAGATGGCTCGCCGAAAAGCGGAGGAGCGagtaaagagagaggaggagtctCAGCGGCAGGCGGAAGAGAGGagaatgaaggaggaggaagagaggaaggcaGATGAAGAGAGgcttgagaaagagagagaagaggcagagaaacTCCAGATACAG aaagaggaagaggagtctcGACAGAGAGAGGCGGCAGAGCGAgtgaggcaggagagagagaaacactttCAGAAAGAGGATGCCGAACgcctggagagaaaaaag CGCCTAGAGGAGATTATGAAGAGAACGAGACGTTCAGATGGACCAGAGAAG AAAGTTATTCCGAGCAGGAATGGAGACAATGCAG CCTCTCCTGCTCCGTCAGCAGTGATGACATCACCGACACACGACAGCAACGGTCAACAAACTGAGCTCAACCCAAACCCGAGCACCGCAGCACTGAGCCATCCTGACCAGAG GGAGAACGGAGATTTTGAGGAGGTGATCGTACTGCCTTCCCATTCCAGGTTGTCTCCTcctgagggagaggagcagcagcagcagatggaggaggagagagttcCTGTCATAGCCTTCAGGGAGAACGGTCTCCTAAAGCCTCTGAGTGGAATAGAGGAAATATCAGCCCAGCAGGGACCAG ATGTTGCCTGA
- the armc1l gene encoding armadillo repeat containing 1, like, with amino-acid sequence MMDALSVVSQLRDLASEPQNREVIVQDQGCLPGLVLFLDHQNPDVLLATLQTLRYLADLPPNIPTMKNELGMMVSLENLMEREALSVDITALAQEVFNILRTPANPAPRTPEREKRQKSQFFINSSNKKAKSVTLHIQGLDSTDQRGLCEQALLKVRGVISFTFQMASKRCTVRIRADLPTESLASAIAATKVLSAQQVVKNEAGEEVLIPLSSSGVKVEQNSTIPDYLPEEEEESPEKEVDRAISRTTAKEDSNGSWLNAAAGFLTKTFYW; translated from the exons ATGATGGATGCTCTGTCAGTGGTGAGTCAGCTCCGGGACCTGGCCTCGGAGCCGCAGAACCGGGAGGTGATCGTCCAGGACCAGGGCTGTCTCCCCGGGCTGGTTCTCTTCCTCGACCACCAGAACCCCGACGTCCTGCTCGCTACTCTGCAG ACCCTGCGTTACTTGGCTGATTTGCCTCCCAACATCCCCACCATGAAGAATGAACTGGGTATGATGGTGAGCTTGGAGAATCTCATGGAAAG GGAGGCTCTGTCTGTTGACATCACAGCCTTGGCCCAGGAGGTGTTCAACATCCTGCGTACACCTGCTAATCCTGCACCCAGGAcaccagagagggagaagagacagaaatccCAGTTCTTCATCAACTCCTCCAACAAGAAGGCCAAGTCTGTCACTCTGCACATTCAGGGACTGGACAGCACT GACCAGCGGGGCTTGTGTGAACAGGCTCTTCTGAAGGTCAGAGGAGTGATCAGCTTCACGTTCCAGATGGCCTCCAAGAGGTGCACTGTCCGTATCCGCGCCGACCTGCCTACTGAG AGTCTGGCCTCAGCCATCGCTGCCACAAAGGTTCTGTCTGCCCAACAAGTGGTGAAGAatgaagcaggagaagag GTTTTGATTCCTCTGAGCTCCTCGGGAGTGAAGGTCGAACAAAACTCGACAATACCAGATTACCtcccggaggaagaggaggagagcccAGAGAAGGAAGTCGACCGAGCAATCTCCCGCACTACGGCAAAGGAAGATTCCAACGGGAGTTGGCTCAACGCTGCTGCCGGCTTCCTCACAAAAACCTTCTACTGGTGA
- the mtfr2 gene encoding mitochondrial fission regulator 2, producing the protein MSLVEDILDVLRVVLEYFGVEPEMLVPVWDSQQCGQYRSIVRMIGTNLPLTPTPRVHFQVPLLSYKPNGYADVTVETPAIPSFADVMWVFEDEGESFAKTRNHLPPKEQSTVNRDVVRHPGPATRQTQRGGRAVRQSSDPVALKKITALESELLQLRAQIAMIVTAAPSSGLTEFQNAPGTPQTCAQPTLTSTPRTAAPPPPPPPPPPPCPGTSTETLSMVDLIRQRKNNEKAPGRGMEVKGIPSMLDVLKDISQVTLRTVERSPGGTPVRRRRSKGGGALLNDPAALIAEALKRKFAQYRHNNSSDKENSLELSPFGSPDTPKIPHHTRRSQGRRHLMSH; encoded by the exons ATGTCTTTAGTGGAGGATATTCTGGATGTGCTGCGCGTCGTGCTGGAGTACTTTGGCGTGGAACCAGAAATG CTGGTCCCAGTGTGGGACAGTCAGCAGTGCGGTCAATATCGCAGCATTGTGAGGATGATTGGGACAAATCTCCCACTGACACCAACCCCCCGTGTTCACTTTCAG GTCCCTTTGCTCAGCTATAAGCCCAACGGATATGCTGACGTCACCGTGGAAACGCCGGCCATCCCCTCATTCGCTGACGTCATGTGGGTGTTTGAAGATGAAGGGGAAAGTTTTGCCAAGACCAG GAACCATCTACCTCCGAAGGAGCAAAGCACTGTAAATCGAGATGTGGTGAGACACCCGGGACCGGCCACAAGGCAAAcccagagaggaggcagagctgTGAGACAGAGCTCTGATCCAGTGGCCCTGAAGAAGATCACAGCACTGGAGAGCGAGCTGCTTCAGCTACGAGCTCAGATAGCCATGATTGTTACTGCCGCTCCATCCTCAG GTCTGACCGAGTTCCAGAACGCCCCGGGTACACCTCAGACGTGTGCTCAGCCGACTCTTACCTCCACACCTCGCACTGctgctccaccacctcctccgccgcctcctcctcctccctgccctGGCACCTCCACTGAGACCTTGTCTATGGTAGACCTGATCCGCCAACGAAAGAATAACGAGAAAGCCCCCGGTAGGGGGATGGAAGTGAAAGGGATCCCCTCCATGCTGGATGTTCTCAAGGACATAAGCCAAGTGACATTGCGCACAGTGGAGAG GTCACCAGGGGGCACACCAGTCAGGAGGAGACGCAGTAAGGGAGGGGGGGCACTACTCAATGACCCAGCAGCTCTTATCGCAGAAGCGCTAAAGAGAAAGTTCGCCCAGTATCGCCATAACAACTCGTCCGACAAAGAGAATTCCCTCGAACTCTCACCTTTCGGCAGCCCGGACACGCCTAAG ATCCCTCACCACACCAGACGCAGTCAGGGACGACGCCACCTGATGTCCCATTAA